Genomic window (Thiosulfatimonas sediminis):
CCGGCATCGCTGCCAGCGATTCTGCAAATAAGGTAGTGGTGCCAATTGAAACCGCTGAGATGGTCGGCTCTTTAAGCGCTTTAATGAGTGTATTGAATTTAGATAAACCAGCCGCTAATAATGCATTTAAGGAGTAAAAATGGAAACTTATATTCCCATTATTCCGTTTTGGAGCATGATTGCGATTGGTGTCTTGCTAATGGCGCTGGAAATAATTACCACTACTTTTGTACTGTTTCTGTTTGGCTTGGCGTTTGTATTAATCGGCATTTCTGAATGGCTTATCGATTATCCATCAGGCGAAATACAACTAATTAGCACTTTTGTTGTAGGATTAGCGTTAACCGCCTTACTCTCCAAAACGCTGCGTCAACGAATTTACAGCAGCAAACCATTGCAGTTAGAAACCTTAACCACTGGGCGCAATGGGCAAATTATCGTGACCGCTGATGGTGATTACCGCGTTAATTACCAAGGAACGACCTGGGCAATATCGAACATAGACTCTCTCACTGTGGTTAACGGACAAACCGTTATTGTCGATGCACTAGAAAACAATCAAGCACACATCAGCTTAGTCGGCAATCATAACGATTAAATTGGCTTAATCACTTTTTCACGTATATAGGCCGGGATATCAATCCACTCCCGGTCGCTTAAATTTCGCGCGTTATACGAGATTCCAAACACTTTAAAATGGGTGTTATCGATCAACTCCTGCAAATCTGCATTTGAAACCACTTCGCTAAGCAAACCAGCCTCCATAAACCCTTCGATTTGGAACCGCTCTGTTGTCGCCTTTTGCTCAGCTTTTTTACGATAAAGATCCAGTAACAAAGCCTCTAATCTCTGTTTATATGCTTGCTTATTCAATCTCTTACTCCGTGAAATTACCAAC
Coding sequences:
- a CDS encoding NfeD family protein is translated as METYIPIIPFWSMIAIGVLLMALEIITTTFVLFLFGLAFVLIGISEWLIDYPSGEIQLISTFVVGLALTALLSKTLRQRIYSSKPLQLETLTTGRNGQIIVTADGDYRVNYQGTTWAISNIDSLTVVNGQTVIVDALENNQAHISLVGNHND